In one Lachnospiraceae bacterium GAM79 genomic region, the following are encoded:
- a CDS encoding type II secretion system GspH family protein, producing MKKRFLQNEGFSLVELIIVIAIMAILAGALAPALIKYIKKSRLQVYLDTASELQKAVVNMAIEANEAGYAVRAVTYSGSTDDGSGTGTIICKDNAGNFVDMPAADKAKYFKQMFTSLGMGSITLYNQGVPLQIALSENGGAVASDPDTGVQSVIMLSDDKGNLRAKLTFSVTDNEWVVEESY from the coding sequence ATGAAAAAAAGATTCTTACAAAATGAAGGCTTTTCACTGGTTGAACTGATCATTGTAATTGCGATCATGGCTATTCTTGCAGGAGCACTTGCTCCGGCGCTTATTAAATATATCAAGAAATCCAGATTACAGGTATATCTGGATACGGCATCCGAGCTGCAAAAGGCAGTTGTAAATATGGCGATCGAAGCAAATGAAGCAGGGTATGCCGTTCGTGCTGTCACATATTCCGGTTCGACGGATGACGGCTCCGGTACAGGGACGATCATCTGTAAGGATAATGCCGGCAACTTCGTAGATATGCCTGCGGCAGATAAGGCGAAGTATTTTAAACAGATGTTTACATCGCTTGGAATGGGAAGTATTACACTCTATAATCAGGGAGTTCCGCTTCAGATCGCGCTTTCAGAAAACGGCGGTGCCGTTGCATCCGACCCGGATACAGGTGTACAGTCGGTTATCATGTTATCAGACGACAAAGGAAATCTGAGAGCGAAGCTTACATTTTCTGTAACAGATAATGAATGGGTCGTTGAAGAAAGTTATTGA
- a CDS encoding YihY/virulence factor BrkB family protein encodes MKKYRNKVTGVIDRVQNIAIVRMVQGVMGINKDNQLSAFAAQAAFFLLLSFFPFAMMLLIGIRFLPVTQAEFVALIEEIIPGDMANMLSYMVDEIYSAQVGMTMIISAIVAIWSAAKGTMAIERGLNFMDRTKDTKNYILRRLTNALYTLIFCVMLIALAGVYVLGNTIMEDILAKTNWVDYSEKVFFYSRLLTAPVLVFAVILLIYCRLPDNHLRLKTAIPGAVFTTVCWVLLSAAFSSYLTYFGINTYMYGNLGSMVIAMLWLYICMYILLLGAELNLFFRDSIRDIFIKLRDQIQKKFSGKEKK; translated from the coding sequence ATGAAAAAATACAGGAATAAGGTCACAGGGGTGATAGACAGAGTTCAGAATATTGCTATTGTCCGGATGGTTCAGGGAGTGATGGGAATTAACAAAGACAATCAGTTGTCTGCGTTTGCGGCACAGGCAGCTTTCTTTTTACTGCTTTCATTTTTCCCATTTGCCATGATGCTCCTGATCGGTATACGATTTTTGCCGGTGACTCAGGCAGAATTTGTGGCATTGATAGAAGAAATCATTCCCGGTGATATGGCGAATATGCTCAGCTATATGGTGGATGAGATCTATAGTGCTCAGGTTGGGATGACAATGATCATATCAGCGATTGTAGCAATCTGGTCGGCAGCAAAGGGAACGATGGCGATCGAACGGGGACTCAATTTTATGGATCGGACAAAGGATACTAAGAATTATATATTAAGAAGACTGACAAATGCATTATATACGTTAATTTTCTGCGTTATGCTGATCGCACTGGCAGGTGTATATGTTCTGGGAAATACGATCATGGAAGATATACTGGCAAAGACGAACTGGGTGGATTATTCAGAAAAGGTATTTTTCTATTCGAGACTGTTAACCGCACCGGTATTGGTATTTGCCGTTATTCTGCTGATATACTGTCGTTTGCCGGATAATCACCTGCGCCTTAAGACAGCAATACCGGGGGCGGTATTTACAACCGTATGCTGGGTTCTGTTATCAGCAGCGTTTTCTTCCTATCTTACTTATTTTGGAATCAATACTTATATGTATGGGAACCTTGGAAGTATGGTAATCGCTATGCTCTGGTTATATATATGTATGTATATCCTGCTGCTGGGTGCTGAATTAAATCTGTTCTTCAGGGATAGTATACGGGATATTTTTATTAAGCTCAGGGATCAGATTCAGAAAAAATTCTCGGGAAAAGAAAAAAAATAG
- a CDS encoding glutamate synthase subunit beta, translating to MGKPTGFLEYERETSIEIAPEERIKNFNEFHIPLSLEEQKIQAARCMDCGVPFCQAGMMIGGMASGCPLNNLIPEWNDMIYNDNWEHAYARLSKTNNFPEFTSRVCPALCEKACTCNINGDPVSVRENERAIIEYAYANGLVNDQPPKGKTDKKVAVIGSGPSGLAVADMLISRGHEVTVYERSDRPGGLLMYGIPNMKLEKEVIDRKIAYMEKRGIRFVLNTEVATGKSSAKAPYPKDDQITGYLKNPNQKYVKAEDLLKEYDAIVLACGASNPRDIKAAGRDAKGIYFAVDFLKTTTMSLRNSKFADKQFVNCKGKNVLVIGGGDTGNDCVGTAVREGAKSATQLEMMPKLPDQRAENNPWPEWPRVCKTDYGQQEAITVYGHDPRIYETTVKEFIKDKDGNVKGAKCVKLDWQKDPKTGRMNMTEVPDSEYVIDCEVVLIAAGFLGSQKYVADSFGVELNERTNVKTACPKSYATNVPKVFVAGDMHRGQSLVVWAIHEGREAAVAVDSMLVGYTNLM from the coding sequence ATGGGAAAGCCAACGGGATTTTTAGAGTATGAAAGAGAAACCAGTATAGAGATCGCTCCGGAAGAAAGAATTAAGAATTTCAATGAGTTCCATATACCTTTAAGTCTTGAAGAGCAGAAGATCCAGGCTGCCAGATGTATGGACTGTGGTGTCCCGTTCTGTCAGGCAGGAATGATGATCGGCGGTATGGCATCCGGTTGTCCGTTGAATAATCTGATACCGGAATGGAACGATATGATCTATAACGATAACTGGGAGCATGCTTATGCGAGACTGAGTAAGACCAATAATTTCCCTGAATTTACCAGCCGTGTATGTCCAGCTCTCTGCGAGAAAGCCTGTACCTGTAACATTAACGGAGATCCGGTATCGGTAAGAGAGAATGAACGTGCGATTATTGAATATGCTTATGCAAATGGTCTGGTAAATGATCAGCCTCCAAAAGGAAAAACAGATAAAAAGGTTGCGGTGATAGGCTCCGGTCCGTCCGGACTTGCTGTGGCAGATATGTTGATCAGCCGCGGGCATGAGGTTACTGTATATGAGAGAAGTGACAGACCTGGTGGACTGTTAATGTACGGTATTCCGAATATGAAGCTTGAAAAAGAAGTGATCGACCGCAAGATTGCATATATGGAGAAACGAGGTATCCGTTTCGTATTAAATACGGAAGTAGCAACCGGAAAATCTTCGGCGAAGGCACCTTATCCAAAGGATGATCAGATAACAGGATACCTGAAGAATCCAAATCAGAAGTATGTAAAGGCGGAAGATCTGTTAAAGGAATATGACGCTATCGTACTTGCCTGTGGTGCTTCTAATCCGAGAGATATCAAGGCAGCAGGCAGAGATGCGAAGGGAATCTATTTTGCGGTAGATTTCTTGAAGACAACCACAATGAGCCTTCGAAATTCGAAGTTTGCAGATAAACAGTTCGTGAACTGCAAGGGAAAAAATGTTCTGGTCATTGGTGGTGGTGATACCGGTAATGATTGTGTAGGAACGGCTGTTAGAGAAGGGGCAAAGAGTGCCACACAGCTCGAGATGATGCCGAAGCTTCCGGATCAGAGGGCGGAAAATAATCCATGGCCGGAATGGCCTAGAGTCTGCAAGACAGATTATGGTCAGCAGGAAGCAATCACAGTATACGGACATGATCCTCGTATCTATGAGACAACAGTTAAAGAGTTTATAAAGGATAAGGATGGAAATGTCAAAGGAGCAAAATGCGTAAAGCTTGACTGGCAGAAAGATCCAAAAACCGGTCGTATGAATATGACAGAAGTACCTGACAGCGAATATGTGATTGACTGTGAAGTGGTTTTGATCGCGGCAGGATTCCTTGGAAGCCAGAAGTACGTAGCAGACAGCTTTGGTGTAGAATTAAATGAGCGTACTAATGTAAAGACTGCATGTCCGAAGTCTTATGCAACAAATGTTCCTAAGGTATTTGTTGCCGGTGACATGCACAGAGGACAGTCTCTGGTCGTATGGGCGATCCATGAGGGCAGAGAGGCAGCGGTTGCGGTTGATTCCATGCTGGTTGGATATACGAATCTTATGTAA
- a CDS encoding 6-phosphofructokinase, which produces MKKENCIVAQSGGPTAAINASLAGVIDGVKKSGSFTRIYGSLHGITGVLENNLMDMSLMALSHFPMLNTLELTPAMYLGSCRYKLPDYDKDPVPYEQIFERFEEYGIAAFFYIGGNDSMDTVMKLSAYAESIHSDVRIVGIPKTIDNDLYATDHTPGFGSAAKYVASTMLEIAHDAYIYKIPAVIIVEIMGRDAGWLTASSALARTTYSQAPDLIYLPEVAFSKEQFLKDVKNKLTKQKTVIVAVSEGIHDADGNYISSDSAVADKFGHAQLSGAGKALEYLVRDEIGVKVRSIELNVLQRCAGHIASRTDITESFALGQAAVKYAAEGKTGIMVTINRISNDPYQWMIQSADVSKIANEAKSVPSEWIHPDGNDVTDEMIDYLRPLIIGEISLQYKDGLPVYLPVDHLLH; this is translated from the coding sequence ATGAAAAAAGAAAATTGCATCGTAGCTCAATCCGGCGGTCCAACCGCTGCCATCAACGCTTCTCTTGCCGGAGTGATCGATGGAGTAAAAAAATCCGGCAGCTTCACCCGTATCTACGGTTCTCTCCACGGCATAACCGGAGTACTTGAAAATAATCTGATGGATATGTCTCTGATGGCTCTTTCTCATTTCCCGATGTTAAATACCCTCGAACTGACACCTGCCATGTATCTCGGTTCTTGCCGATATAAGCTTCCGGACTACGATAAAGATCCTGTTCCTTATGAACAGATCTTTGAACGTTTTGAAGAATACGGAATTGCAGCATTTTTCTATATTGGTGGAAATGATTCTATGGATACGGTTATGAAACTCAGTGCATATGCAGAAAGTATTCATTCTGATGTCAGGATCGTCGGTATACCAAAGACGATTGACAACGATCTATATGCAACCGACCATACCCCGGGCTTTGGCTCTGCTGCCAAATATGTAGCTTCCACCATGCTTGAGATTGCACACGACGCTTATATCTATAAGATTCCGGCTGTTATCATCGTAGAAATAATGGGGCGCGATGCAGGATGGCTCACAGCATCCTCTGCACTTGCCAGAACAACTTACAGTCAGGCACCGGATCTCATCTATCTGCCGGAAGTTGCATTCTCAAAAGAGCAGTTCTTAAAAGATGTAAAAAACAAGCTTACCAAACAAAAAACGGTTATCGTAGCTGTCTCAGAAGGAATCCACGATGCTGATGGTAATTATATCAGTTCTGATTCTGCAGTTGCTGACAAATTCGGTCATGCACAGCTAAGTGGTGCCGGAAAAGCCCTAGAATATCTTGTACGTGATGAAATCGGTGTAAAAGTTCGTTCAATCGAATTAAATGTATTGCAGCGCTGTGCAGGTCACATTGCTTCCAGAACAGATATCACAGAATCCTTTGCTCTCGGACAGGCCGCAGTCAAATATGCCGCTGAAGGTAAGACCGGTATCATGGTTACGATCAATCGTATCTCCAATGATCCATATCAATGGATGATCCAGTCGGCTGATGTATCAAAGATCGCAAATGAAGCAAAGTCCGTACCATCAGAGTGGATCCATCCGGATGGAAATGATGTCACAGACGAGATGATCGACTATCTCCGTCCTTTGATCATCGGTGAAATATCCCTCCAGTATAAAGACGGACTTCCAGTTTATCTCCCGGTCGACCATTTATTACATTAA
- the pheT gene encoding phenylalanine--tRNA ligase subunit beta, with protein sequence MNTPLSWIKVYVPDLDVEAQEFVDAMTLSGSHVEGFEKKDKNLEKIVVGKIVKIEKHPDADKLVVCQVDIGADELLQIVTGAPNVKEGDLVPTVLDGGKVAGGHDGGELPADGIKIKKGKLRGVPSYGMMCAIEELGSSRELYPEAPENGVYVFPAEADVKPGDDAVKALGLDDVVVEYEITSNRVDCFSMIGMAREAAVTFDKPFYPPVIKETGNDEDVNNYVSVEVQDTDLCKRYCARVVKNLKIGPSPKWMRERLASQGIRSINNLVDITNYVMEEYGQPMHAYDLSTIAGNKIIVRRAKDGDTFVTLDGQERKLDKDVLMICDGEKEVGIAGIMGGENSMVTDDIRTLLFEAACFDGTNIRLSSRRLGLATDAAFKFTKGLDPNLAEEAINRACQLIEEMGAGEVVGGMVDVYPDPVQPKVLPFEPEKINKLLGTDIDEKTMLDIFGKLELTYDEAAKTLTVPTFRQDLNCMADLAEEVARFYGYDKIPMSLPKGEATVGKKPYSHRIYDIARNILEGNGFSGGMCYSFESPKVFDKLLLPADSVYRKAITIANPLGEDFSIMRTVSLNGMLTSLATNFNRKNKVARLYEFGNVYLPKQLPLTELPEERMKLTIGMYGEGDFFNLKGVIEELFDNLGMKNICTYVPTTEHPFLHPGRQANIVKDDTVVGYLGQLHPETCDNYNLKGEVYVAVLDMPNVVALSSFDIKYEGIAKFPGSTRDLSMVMDKSIFVGQVEELIKKCGGKLLESYKLFDVYEGEQIAAGKKSVAYTMTFRAKDRTLEAGEVDKIIEKLVKELGKLGIELRA encoded by the coding sequence ATGAATACACCACTTTCATGGATAAAAGTATATGTGCCTGATCTTGATGTAGAGGCACAGGAATTTGTCGATGCAATGACACTTTCCGGTTCACATGTAGAAGGTTTTGAGAAAAAAGACAAGAATCTTGAAAAGATCGTAGTTGGTAAGATCGTTAAGATAGAAAAGCATCCGGATGCTGACAAGCTGGTTGTATGTCAGGTCGATATCGGAGCAGATGAGCTGCTTCAGATCGTAACCGGAGCACCAAATGTAAAAGAAGGAGATCTGGTTCCTACCGTACTTGACGGTGGTAAAGTAGCAGGCGGACACGATGGCGGGGAGCTTCCTGCTGATGGAATCAAGATCAAGAAGGGCAAGCTTCGTGGTGTGCCATCTTATGGTATGATGTGTGCGATCGAGGAGCTGGGATCATCCAGAGAGCTGTATCCGGAAGCACCGGAAAACGGTGTCTATGTATTTCCTGCGGAAGCAGATGTAAAGCCGGGTGACGATGCAGTAAAGGCACTGGGTCTGGATGATGTCGTTGTAGAATATGAGATCACATCAAACCGTGTAGACTGCTTCTCCATGATCGGTATGGCAAGAGAGGCTGCTGTTACATTTGACAAGCCGTTCTACCCACCGGTGATCAAGGAAACAGGAAATGACGAAGATGTAAATAACTATGTATCTGTAGAAGTACAGGACACAGATCTGTGTAAGCGTTACTGCGCAAGAGTTGTAAAGAACTTAAAGATTGGCCCATCACCAAAATGGATGAGAGAGAGACTTGCTTCACAGGGAATCCGTTCGATCAACAATCTGGTTGATATCACAAACTATGTAATGGAAGAATACGGACAGCCAATGCATGCGTATGATCTGTCTACGATCGCAGGAAATAAGATCATTGTCAGACGTGCAAAGGATGGCGATACATTTGTGACACTCGATGGTCAGGAGAGAAAGCTGGATAAGGATGTCCTGATGATCTGTGACGGAGAAAAAGAAGTTGGTATCGCAGGTATCATGGGTGGTGAGAACTCCATGGTAACAGATGATATCCGGACCTTATTATTTGAAGCAGCATGCTTCGACGGAACCAATATCCGTCTGTCATCCAGAAGACTCGGACTTGCAACGGATGCTGCATTCAAGTTCACAAAGGGACTGGATCCAAACCTTGCAGAAGAAGCAATCAACCGTGCATGCCAGTTGATCGAAGAAATGGGTGCAGGTGAAGTTGTTGGCGGTATGGTTGATGTATATCCGGATCCTGTACAGCCTAAAGTGCTTCCATTTGAGCCTGAAAAGATCAACAAGCTTCTTGGTACCGATATTGATGAAAAGACTATGCTTGATATATTCGGCAAGCTGGAATTAACATATGATGAAGCAGCAAAGACACTTACTGTTCCAACCTTCCGTCAGGATTTAAACTGCATGGCAGATCTGGCAGAAGAAGTTGCCCGTTTCTATGGATATGATAAGATTCCGATGTCACTTCCAAAGGGTGAAGCTACCGTAGGTAAGAAGCCATACAGCCACAGAATCTATGACATTGCAAGAAACATTCTGGAAGGGAACGGATTCTCCGGCGGTATGTGCTATTCATTTGAAAGCCCGAAGGTATTTGACAAATTACTGCTTCCTGCTGATTCTGTCTACAGAAAGGCGATCACGATCGCAAATCCGCTGGGAGAGGATTTCAGTATCATGAGAACGGTATCCTTAAATGGTATGCTGACTTCTCTTGCAACGAACTTCAATCGTAAGAATAAGGTTGCACGTCTGTACGAGTTCGGAAATGTATATCTTCCAAAGCAGCTTCCACTGACAGAGCTTCCGGAAGAACGTATGAAGCTCACGATCGGTATGTACGGCGAGGGTGATTTCTTCAACTTAAAGGGTGTGATCGAGGAGTTATTCGATAACCTTGGTATGAAGAATATCTGTACCTATGTTCCTACAACAGAGCATCCGTTCTTGCATCCGGGTCGTCAGGCAAATATCGTAAAGGACGATACCGTTGTTGGTTATCTCGGTCAGCTTCATCCGGAAACCTGTGATAACTATAACTTAAAGGGTGAGGTATATGTAGCAGTTCTCGATATGCCAAATGTCGTAGCACTGTCGTCCTTTGATATCAAGTATGAAGGTATTGCAAAGTTCCCTGGAAGTACCAGAGACTTGAGTATGGTTATGGATAAGAGCATCTTTGTCGGTCAGGTAGAAGAACTGATCAAGAAGTGTGGCGGCAAGCTGCTTGAAAGCTATAAGCTCTTTGATGTATATGAAGGCGAGCAGATCGCAGCCGGTAAGAAGTCTGTTGCTTACACGATGACTTTCCGTGCAAAAGACAGAACCTTAGAGGCCGGAGAAGTCGATAAGATCATTGAGAAGCTTGTAAAAGAATTAGGAAAGCTTGGTATTGAACTCAGAGCTTAA
- the pheS gene encoding phenylalanine--tRNA ligase subunit alpha, translating into MKDRLEAIKAAALAKINEADVLTSLNDVKVSVLGKKGELTQVLKGMKDVAPEDRPKVGQMVNEARQAIETALEEKSKKINQSLRAEKMKRETIDVTLPGIKKIDGHRHPNQIALEDLERVFIGMGYEIVEGPEVEYDRYNFELLNIPANHPAKDEQDTFYITKDILLRTQTSPVQARIMEKGNLPIRILSPGRVFRADEVDATHSPSFHQVEGLVIDKNITMADLKGTLQQWAKEFFGENTKVKFRPHHFPFTEPSAEMDVTCFKCGGKGCRVCKGSGWIEILGCGMVHPKVLHDCGIDPEEYSGFAFGIGLERVALLKYEIDDMRLLYENDVRFLQQF; encoded by the coding sequence ATGAAAGACAGATTAGAGGCAATCAAAGCAGCAGCACTTGCCAAGATCAATGAAGCAGATGTACTGACATCCTTAAATGATGTAAAAGTATCTGTACTCGGAAAGAAAGGTGAACTGACCCAGGTATTAAAGGGTATGAAAGATGTAGCACCTGAAGATCGACCAAAGGTTGGACAGATGGTAAATGAAGCAAGACAGGCGATTGAGACAGCCTTAGAGGAAAAGTCAAAGAAGATCAATCAGTCACTTCGTGCAGAGAAGATGAAGCGCGAAACGATCGACGTTACCCTTCCGGGAATCAAGAAGATCGATGGACACAGACATCCGAATCAGATCGCTCTTGAAGATCTGGAACGTGTATTCATCGGTATGGGCTATGAGATCGTAGAAGGCCCTGAAGTTGAATATGATAGATATAATTTCGAATTATTAAATATCCCTGCAAATCATCCTGCAAAGGATGAACAGGATACCTTCTATATCACAAAGGATATCCTGCTCCGTACACAGACATCTCCGGTACAGGCAAGAATCATGGAGAAGGGCAACCTTCCGATCCGTATTCTTTCACCGGGACGAGTATTCAGAGCTGATGAAGTAGATGCAACACATTCACCATCCTTCCATCAGGTAGAAGGTCTGGTTATCGATAAGAACATTACGATGGCTGACTTAAAGGGAACCTTACAGCAGTGGGCAAAGGAATTCTTCGGTGAAAACACAAAGGTTAAGTTCCGTCCACATCATTTCCCATTCACAGAGCCATCAGCAGAGATGGATGTAACCTGTTTCAAATGTGGCGGAAAGGGCTGTCGTGTATGTAAGGGAAGCGGCTGGATCGAGATCCTTGGCTGTGGTATGGTTCATCCAAAGGTACTTCATGACTGTGGCATTGATCCGGAGGAATATTCAGGATTTGCATTTGGTATCGGTCTGGAGCGTGTAGCACTGTTAAAATACGAAATCGACGATATGCGTCTTCTTTACGAAAACGATGTACGTTTCTTACAGCAGTTCTAA
- a CDS encoding SpoIID/LytB domain-containing protein encodes MKKLIKFITLCITCLLVVGTLYAAKMAVSEKTDVDDIFSRADISIFSNIRERTQTAAEHADKKSKETDTKKKNGQDEKKEAEIKPVVPEQVKVLLSNHGVYLQDTVSISCAGTYNVNVDGKKTISYKRNDVFDVAAFAEENTFDYITVEPETASDRIVLKNFEKSDGTPSYHGTIHIQKKEGYIVTNEIDLEEYLYAVVSSEMPSSYEKEALKAQAICARSYAVNRIRDHAYEKYGADLDDTTACQVYNNIFETPETIEAVQETAGEVLTCDGDMVQAYFFSTSCGTTCRNDDVWGGDKLSYLNDQLETYAETEAKLNSTPVMLDHGYFQIGDGRLSTEEVFRDFIDKKIYVNSIEKEEPMYRWSIDYSKEQMQSAVSQGLSQVAAGCLTFYDKEGNESDAITEFAGQEAEEILGTIKNIIITERGNSGIAQSMVIYGKQGAVKVDGQMAIRQVLYPFEVEIVKQDESRVSGWSLLPSAYFYIEKDKEGAYHLYGGGFGHGVGMSQNGANDLAKKGYKYEKILLHYFYGAEIKKINETGFVTDEKIQE; translated from the coding sequence ATGAAAAAATTAATCAAATTTATTACATTATGCATAACATGTCTGTTGGTTGTGGGTACCCTGTATGCGGCAAAGATGGCAGTAAGCGAGAAAACGGATGTGGATGATATTTTTTCACGGGCGGATATCAGTATATTTTCGAATATAAGAGAACGTACGCAGACGGCGGCAGAGCATGCGGATAAAAAAAGCAAAGAGACAGATACAAAAAAGAAGAACGGACAGGATGAGAAAAAAGAAGCAGAAATAAAACCTGTGGTGCCGGAACAGGTGAAGGTACTGTTGTCGAATCATGGAGTCTATCTACAGGATACGGTGAGCATCAGTTGTGCCGGAACATATAATGTAAATGTGGACGGAAAGAAGACCATCTCGTATAAGAGAAATGATGTATTTGATGTAGCGGCATTTGCTGAGGAGAATACATTTGATTATATCACGGTGGAGCCTGAGACCGCTTCTGACCGGATCGTACTTAAAAATTTTGAAAAATCAGACGGAACGCCATCCTATCACGGAACTATACACATACAGAAAAAGGAAGGGTATATCGTTACAAATGAGATTGATCTGGAAGAATACCTGTATGCGGTTGTATCCAGTGAGATGCCATCTTCCTATGAGAAGGAGGCATTAAAGGCACAGGCAATCTGTGCCAGAAGTTATGCGGTAAACAGAATCCGAGATCATGCATATGAAAAGTATGGTGCCGATCTTGATGATACGACAGCCTGTCAGGTATACAACAATATATTTGAAACACCGGAAACGATAGAGGCGGTACAGGAGACTGCAGGTGAAGTGCTCACTTGCGATGGAGATATGGTACAGGCATATTTTTTTTCTACTTCATGCGGAACCACATGCAGAAATGATGATGTATGGGGAGGAGATAAATTGTCATATCTGAACGATCAGTTGGAGACTTATGCAGAGACCGAAGCAAAGCTAAATAGTACACCTGTTATGCTTGATCATGGATATTTTCAGATCGGGGATGGAAGACTGTCTACAGAGGAGGTTTTTCGTGATTTTATAGATAAGAAGATATATGTGAATAGTATTGAAAAAGAAGAACCGATGTATCGCTGGTCGATAGACTATAGTAAAGAGCAGATGCAGTCGGCTGTGTCACAGGGGCTTTCGCAGGTGGCTGCCGGTTGTCTTACTTTTTATGATAAAGAGGGGAATGAATCGGATGCAATAACCGAATTTGCGGGGCAGGAAGCAGAAGAGATTCTTGGGACGATAAAAAATATCATAATAACAGAAAGAGGAAATAGCGGAATCGCACAAAGTATGGTAATATACGGAAAACAGGGTGCTGTAAAGGTTGATGGCCAGATGGCGATCCGGCAGGTATTATATCCGTTTGAAGTCGAAATTGTAAAACAGGATGAGAGCAGAGTGAGCGGATGGTCGTTGTTGCCAAGTGCATACTTTTATATCGAAAAGGACAAAGAAGGGGCGTATCATCTATATGGCGGCGGTTTTGGCCATGGTGTCGGAATGAGCCAGAACGGAGCAAACGATCTTGCGAAAAAGGGCTATAAATATGAGAAGATTCTGCTGCATTATTTTTATGGAGCAGAAATAAAAAAAATAAATGAGACAGGATTTGTAACAGATGAAAAAATACAGGAATAA
- a CDS encoding phosphatidylglycerol lysyltransferase domain-containing protein: MELIKPNLSQLDILNRYLKGSSIKDCGFCTGNAILWAEEYHVSYVILSEMLVFIAEEDGKPSSFTFPIGIGTDFIKDIQNPDYLLNARSVFDEVCTYFHAQGVTPCVHCATPEIYEIITGWYGKEFPYTLDPGDFDYIYTVEKLTYLRGKKLHGKRNHINNFMRNYPDYEYYTITDEHIDACLAIARYWVEKHDVLQPELAEEHAYEYNIIRKALSNRRKMQMTGGIIYVNHIPSAFTLGEPLTNDTFDVHFEKADDSIDGIYPMINKTFVANELQNYTYVNREEDLGLPGLRKSKMSYVPDILYKKGIITLTGLYD; this comes from the coding sequence ATGGAACTTATTAAACCAAATTTATCGCAACTTGATATTTTAAACCGCTATTTGAAAGGAAGCAGCATTAAAGATTGCGGCTTCTGTACCGGCAATGCAATTCTATGGGCAGAAGAATACCATGTCTCTTATGTAATTCTTTCAGAAATGCTTGTTTTTATAGCTGAAGAAGATGGCAAACCTTCTTCTTTTACCTTTCCGATCGGCATTGGTACAGATTTTATAAAAGATATACAGAACCCGGATTATCTGCTGAATGCGCGTTCTGTATTTGATGAAGTCTGTACCTATTTTCATGCTCAGGGTGTTACACCATGTGTACACTGTGCTACACCGGAAATCTATGAAATTATCACAGGCTGGTATGGAAAGGAATTCCCTTACACACTGGATCCCGGTGATTTTGACTATATCTATACGGTAGAAAAGCTCACATATCTCCGTGGCAAAAAGCTGCACGGCAAACGTAATCATATCAATAATTTCATGCGTAATTACCCGGACTATGAATATTACACGATCACGGACGAACACATAGATGCATGTCTTGCGATCGCCAGATATTGGGTGGAAAAACACGATGTCCTACAGCCTGAGCTTGCCGAAGAACATGCTTATGAATATAATATTATCCGAAAAGCCCTGTCAAACAGGAGAAAAATGCAGATGACAGGCGGAATCATATACGTCAATCACATTCCTTCTGCATTCACACTGGGCGAGCCCTTGACCAATGATACTTTTGATGTACATTTTGAGAAAGCGGACGACAGCATTGACGGCATCTATCCTATGATCAACAAAACATTTGTTGCAAACGAACTTCAAAATTACACATATGTAAACAGAGAAGAGGATCTGGGACTTCCCGGGCTTCGCAAATCCAAAATGTCTTATGTTCCTGACATTTTATACAAAAAAGGAATCATTACCCTAACCGGTCTCTATGATTAG